In Pseudorasbora parva isolate DD20220531a chromosome 20, ASM2467924v1, whole genome shotgun sequence, a single window of DNA contains:
- the LOC137049943 gene encoding transcription factor SPT20 homolog, with amino-acid sequence MDQILGTRPTSSPVNIIESFEESTETTTDESSELNDTEKSSTADNEESGGAGSTEDSGESMQGQATPRIHGRKRKAKSDRLDLQTFLHHQRELLKEFQDSEHNLQQHEMEAFEKCMKASQEAEERRFQALQAQQQATNNMFFQLMGTLISAVCQDKSKGPPQSYLSPPPGGPVIPTPSVSVPQSNLTQVNLQPQQYIPVHQPSQCEMMRPPLYHPQSQNDAEQPLSSLLHEANSTQHFFNL; translated from the exons ATGGATCAAATTCTTGGCACACGTCCGACTTCCAGCCCAGTAAATATAATTGAGTCATTCGAAGAGTCCACAGAGACTACTACAGACGAATCCTCGGAACTGAACGATACAGAAAAATCCTCAACTGCTGACAATGAAGAATCAG GGGGAGCAGGATCTACTGAGGACAGTGGAGAAAGCATGCAAGGACAGGCCACCCCAAGGATTCATGGACGTAAGAGGAAAGCAAAGAGTGATCGTCTTGACCTCCAGACCTTCTTACACCATCAGAGGGAGCTGCTGAAGGAGTTTCAAGACTCTGAACATAATCTGCAGCAACATGAAATGGAAGCTTTTGAGAAATGCATGAAAGCAAGCCAAGAAGCCGAAGAACGTAGGTTTCAAGCTTTACAAGCACAACAGCAGGCTACAAACAATATGTTTTTCCAGTTAATGGGTACTTTAATAAGCGCAGTGTGCCAGGACAAATCAAAAGGGCCACCACAGTCCTATCTCAGCCCACCTCCAGGAGGCCCAGTAATACCTACCCCTTCAGTGTCAGTTCCTCAAAGCAACTTGACACAGGTTAATCTGCAGCCGCAGCAGTACATTCCAGTACACCAGCCTTCCCAATGTGAAATGATGCGACCACCACTGTACCATCCGCAGTCCCAAAATGATGCTGAACAGCCTTTGTCTTCTTTGCTACATGAGGCAAACTCTACTCAACACTTTTTTAATCTTTAG